The proteins below are encoded in one region of Bosea sp. BIWAKO-01:
- a CDS encoding DUF4399 domain-containing protein, with amino-acid sequence MGRSTSSIFLAFAVVSLFPFETPAQTAPAQTPSTPQRVPSPDARLYIIYPWDGAQIRGEFWVRFGLRNMGVTQAGSSAPNAGHHHLLVDVNDEIVPDEPLPSDNKHLHFGAGQTEARLELPPGKHTLQLVLGDPDHRPFKPMLTSKKVTITVLPAAPTKTSKKASGKGA; translated from the coding sequence ATGGGCCGATCCACCAGCAGCATCTTTCTAGCCTTTGCTGTAGTGAGCCTCTTCCCGTTCGAAACCCCTGCGCAGACGGCGCCAGCCCAAACACCCTCCACCCCGCAACGCGTGCCATCTCCGGATGCGCGCCTTTACATCATCTATCCTTGGGACGGAGCGCAGATCCGGGGCGAATTCTGGGTGCGGTTCGGCCTCCGAAATATGGGCGTGACACAGGCCGGCAGCTCCGCTCCGAATGCCGGACATCATCACCTCCTGGTCGATGTCAACGATGAGATTGTTCCGGATGAGCCGCTTCCGTCAGACAACAAGCATCTGCACTTCGGTGCGGGGCAGACAGAGGCTAGGCTTGAGTTGCCGCCTGGAAAACATACCCTCCAACTGGTGCTCGGCGACCCCGACCACCGACCATTCAAACCCATGCTCACATCGAAGAAGGTGACCATAACCGTGTTGCCAGCGGCGCCGACGAAAACGTCGAAGAAGGCCAGTGGAAAAGGTGCTTAA
- a CDS encoding SUMF1/EgtB/PvdO family nonheme iron enzyme has product MREEFPAHPHPHRRLAAILAADIVGYSQMMGHDEEGTVRRLKQVRREIVDPTLEEHYGRLIKNTGDGFLAMFDSPLEAVRCAIVIQQSVTARNTDVPRDERLQYRIGVNLGDVIVEPDDVFGDGVNIAARLEALATPGGVYISGGVYEQIKNKLVCGYQSLGDEKLKNITDPVRIYRVLADPAAFTRATKKRRLFLMPAGIATAFALVAAGLYSAGFLPIGGKPSLVSVEQRPQWVPVPLVTVTNQPARAPRAEPPASNNADAAKPLAPSADPMPGAPASDRALASDPQVAILTPDLPAARMIQSASGFRDCETCPEMIRIPGGSFRMGSDEDPSEQPIRTVTISPFAIGLSPISVAEWNRCAAAKGCNFALDGSDIAPARNLSWLDAKQYVDWLAKLTGKPYRLPSEAEWEDAARAGTSTRFWWGRELESGKANCKDCGGPQDPKVPMPVGSFARNAFGGADFGGGVAQWVADCWLPNYRDAPSDGSPRTAENCRENVLRGGSWRSNAASVRPASRTHYDTGVRYPAHGFRIARSL; this is encoded by the coding sequence ATGCGCGAAGAGTTTCCAGCTCATCCGCACCCTCATCGCAGGCTCGCCGCTATCCTCGCGGCGGACATCGTTGGTTACAGCCAGATGATGGGCCACGACGAGGAAGGAACGGTTCGCCGGCTGAAGCAGGTTCGCCGCGAGATCGTCGATCCCACACTTGAAGAGCACTACGGGAGGCTCATAAAGAACACAGGCGATGGCTTCCTCGCTATGTTCGACAGTCCGCTCGAAGCCGTGAGATGCGCGATTGTCATTCAGCAGTCCGTGACGGCAAGGAACACCGATGTTCCGCGTGATGAGAGGCTGCAATACCGGATAGGGGTGAACCTAGGCGACGTTATCGTTGAGCCGGACGATGTCTTTGGCGATGGCGTCAACATCGCCGCCCGCCTGGAGGCTCTAGCGACGCCCGGCGGCGTCTATATCTCAGGCGGCGTCTACGAACAGATTAAGAATAAGCTGGTCTGCGGATATCAGTCGCTTGGCGACGAGAAGCTGAAAAACATTACCGATCCTGTTCGCATCTATCGTGTGCTTGCCGATCCGGCTGCCTTCACTCGCGCGACGAAAAAAAGACGCCTATTTTTGATGCCTGCGGGGATCGCGACAGCTTTTGCGCTGGTTGCCGCGGGCCTCTACTCCGCCGGCTTCTTGCCGATCGGCGGAAAGCCAAGTCTGGTGTCGGTCGAACAGCGCCCGCAATGGGTGCCCGTCCCCCTCGTCACGGTGACAAACCAACCTGCGCGTGCCCCCCGGGCTGAGCCGCCGGCAAGCAACAATGCGGATGCGGCTAAACCTTTGGCGCCATCGGCGGATCCCATGCCTGGCGCCCCAGCTTCGGATCGCGCCCTGGCTTCAGATCCGCAGGTCGCGATTTTGACTCCGGACCTTCCTGCTGCACGAATGATTCAAAGTGCTTCCGGCTTCCGAGACTGCGAAACCTGCCCCGAGATGATCCGCATACCCGGCGGGTCTTTTCGGATGGGTAGCGACGAAGATCCCTCGGAACAACCGATCCGGACCGTGACCATTTCGCCGTTTGCAATCGGTTTGTCTCCCATCTCCGTCGCTGAGTGGAACCGATGCGCGGCGGCAAAGGGCTGCAACTTCGCGCTCGACGGAAGCGACATAGCGCCAGCGCGCAATCTGAGCTGGCTCGATGCCAAGCAGTATGTGGATTGGCTCGCGAAATTGACCGGTAAACCTTACCGTTTGCCGAGCGAAGCGGAGTGGGAAGACGCCGCCAGGGCGGGCACCTCGACCCGCTTCTGGTGGGGGCGGGAGCTCGAATCCGGCAAGGCCAATTGCAAGGACTGCGGCGGCCCTCAAGATCCGAAGGTTCCGATGCCGGTCGGCAGTTTCGCACGCAATGCATTCGGTGGTGCCGATTTCGGAGGCGGTGTCGCGCAGTGGGTTGCCGATTGCTGGCTGCCCAACTACCGGGATGCGCCGTCGGATGGCTCCCCTCGGACGGCAGAGAATTGTCGCGAGAATGTCTTGAGAGGCGGCTCCTGGCGAAGCAACGCTGCCTCGGTGAGGCCAGCGAGCCGGACCCATTACGATACGGGCGTCCGTTATCCTGCACACGGTTTCAGGATAGCTCGCTCGCTCTGA
- a CDS encoding PAS domain S-box protein yields MVRSADRHSSVAVRSKTADAANDLARQVREQTTLFHFTDRLFRARTLVDIYEAALDAICAALVSPRASILRFDEGGTMRFVAWRGLSDGYRAAVDGHSPWQRQDREADPIFVSDIALSGDPPELIETIIGEGIHALAFIPLAGADKLAGKFMVYYDTPRVFTDHERDVALVIARQLGFAIERHSNDASARRLTALVESSEDAIIAKDVDGIITDWNPGAERLFGYRCEEVLGQSVLLLIPEDRRDEEPEILARIRSGERIEHFETIRRRKDGTLVAISLTVSPIKDARGEIVGASKIARDISDRQRAQEQQQMILREMNHRIKNVFALTSGIVNLTARSASSPAELAATVSERLATLSRVHALTMSAMAAGGEPAATTLHALIAAILAPYEVGGRPRSEVSGADTPVPSTLVTSLSLLLHEFATNAAKYGSLSTMDGTVEITCSDRSSEFVLVWRERGGPPPTIIRSEGFGSRLVKATASQLGRVSRDWNPLGVEIELVIERDRLGA; encoded by the coding sequence ATGGTGCGAAGCGCCGACCGTCATTCCAGCGTCGCGGTTCGTAGCAAAACTGCGGACGCCGCCAACGATCTGGCGCGCCAGGTTCGGGAACAGACCACACTCTTCCACTTCACCGATCGCTTGTTTCGCGCTCGCACGCTCGTCGACATCTACGAGGCAGCCCTCGACGCCATTTGCGCAGCGCTCGTGAGCCCCCGTGCCTCCATTCTGCGCTTCGACGAGGGCGGAACGATGCGTTTCGTCGCCTGGCGCGGACTCTCAGATGGATACCGCGCGGCTGTCGATGGCCACTCGCCCTGGCAGCGTCAGGACCGCGAGGCCGACCCCATCTTCGTTTCGGACATCGCTCTAAGCGGAGATCCTCCGGAGTTGATTGAGACCATCATCGGTGAAGGCATTCACGCCCTGGCCTTCATTCCGCTCGCGGGGGCCGATAAACTTGCCGGCAAGTTCATGGTCTATTACGACACGCCGCGGGTCTTCACCGATCACGAGCGCGATGTCGCGCTGGTGATCGCGCGCCAGCTTGGCTTTGCCATCGAACGCCATAGCAACGATGCCTCGGCCCGGCGGCTGACGGCGCTCGTCGAATCGTCCGAAGATGCCATCATCGCCAAGGATGTGGACGGCATTATTACCGACTGGAATCCGGGCGCCGAGCGGCTTTTCGGCTATCGATGCGAGGAGGTCCTAGGCCAGTCGGTGCTACTGCTCATTCCCGAAGACCGGCGGGACGAGGAGCCAGAAATTCTGGCGCGCATTCGCTCTGGAGAGCGAATCGAGCATTTTGAGACCATCCGCCGACGTAAGGACGGAACGCTTGTCGCAATCTCGCTGACTGTCTCGCCGATTAAGGACGCTCGGGGCGAGATCGTGGGCGCATCCAAGATCGCCCGCGACATTTCGGATCGACAGCGCGCGCAGGAGCAGCAGCAAATGATCCTGCGCGAGATGAACCACCGGATCAAAAATGTCTTCGCGCTCACAAGCGGTATCGTCAATCTCACCGCGCGTTCGGCCTCCAGCCCGGCTGAGCTCGCCGCAACGGTATCCGAGCGACTCGCGACCTTGTCACGCGTCCACGCGCTTACGATGTCTGCCATGGCTGCTGGTGGCGAGCCGGCAGCCACCACGCTGCACGCCCTGATCGCGGCAATACTTGCGCCGTATGAGGTCGGTGGACGGCCACGCAGCGAGGTTAGCGGTGCCGATACTCCGGTGCCCTCAACTCTGGTTACATCGCTCTCGCTACTGCTCCATGAGTTCGCAACCAACGCGGCAAAGTACGGCAGTCTTTCCACCATGGATGGCACGGTTGAGATCACATGCTCGGATCGATCGTCCGAATTCGTACTCGTCTGGCGTGAGCGCGGAGGGCCACCGCCGACGATCATACGAAGTGAAGGCTTCGGCAGCCGGTTGGTCAAGGCGACGGCCAGTCAGCTTGGCCGGGTCAGCAGGGACTGGAATCCGTTAGGCGTTGAAATTGAGCTTGTCATCGAACGCGACAGGCTCGGAGCCTGA
- a CDS encoding CsbD family protein, with protein MDWNRVEGNWKQLKGKVKEQWGKLTDDDLDVIAGKRDQLEGKIQERYGLAKDQVRSDVDNWYGRQTWQ; from the coding sequence ATGGATTGGAATCGCGTCGAAGGAAACTGGAAGCAGCTTAAGGGCAAGGTCAAAGAACAGTGGGGCAAACTCACTGATGATGACCTCGATGTGATCGCAGGCAAGCGTGATCAGCTCGAGGGGAAAATCCAGGAGCGATACGGTCTCGCGAAGGATCAGGTTCGGTCGGACGTCGATAACTGGTACGGCCGTCAGACTTGGCAGTAG
- a CDS encoding L,D-transpeptidase, translated as MKPVDLMTTLVVLLGLGAVPASALTAEQVNTATFAARTHQAANGPNPFIVKAQALLARRGISPGVIDGVDGENFRKAVGQFRRQENLGESDELDEVAWLALGGGSDQDVVVEYKLSNKDTEYDFADDIPRDYAKQAKMKRLSYTSPQEMLGERFHMSEKLLMELNPGLGFTETGSGIYVLSGGRSVLKGGAKRIDAVKSTGMLIVYGEGDTVLASYPATIGSKATPSLTGQYTVTRIARNPNYTYDPEKNFQQGKNDETLVLPPGPNNPVGTIWIALSEPTFGIHGTPEPSQVSKTTSHGCVRLTNWDAEELGDLVRPGVPVQFLD; from the coding sequence ATGAAACCCGTTGATTTGATGACAACCTTGGTGGTTCTCCTGGGCCTCGGTGCAGTTCCGGCGTCGGCTCTCACAGCCGAACAGGTCAACACGGCGACATTCGCGGCGCGAACCCACCAGGCAGCGAATGGGCCCAACCCCTTCATCGTGAAGGCTCAAGCCCTGCTCGCCCGGCGTGGCATTTCACCAGGTGTGATCGATGGCGTCGATGGGGAGAACTTCCGCAAAGCCGTAGGGCAATTTAGGCGCCAGGAAAATCTTGGCGAAAGCGACGAACTGGACGAGGTCGCTTGGCTCGCTCTCGGCGGCGGTAGCGATCAGGATGTCGTGGTGGAATACAAGTTGTCCAACAAGGACACAGAATACGACTTCGCTGACGATATTCCCCGCGACTATGCGAAGCAGGCCAAGATGAAGCGGCTCTCCTATACCAGCCCGCAGGAGATGCTCGGCGAGCGCTTTCACATGAGCGAAAAGCTCTTGATGGAGCTAAACCCGGGACTTGGCTTCACGGAGACCGGCAGCGGAATTTACGTCCTGTCTGGCGGCCGCTCGGTTCTGAAGGGGGGCGCCAAACGGATAGATGCCGTCAAGAGCACGGGCATGCTCATCGTTTACGGCGAAGGCGACACTGTCTTGGCCAGCTACCCGGCCACGATCGGAAGCAAGGCCACACCGTCGCTGACCGGCCAGTACACGGTGACGCGCATCGCGCGGAACCCGAACTACACCTATGACCCTGAGAAGAATTTCCAGCAGGGCAAGAATGACGAAACCCTCGTCCTTCCGCCCGGACCGAATAACCCGGTCGGAACCATCTGGATTGCACTGTCTGAGCCAACGTTCGGCATTCACGGGACACCAGAACCCTCGCAGGTCAGCAAAACAACGTCGCATGGCTGCGTGAGATTAACCAACTGGGATGCGGAGGAGCTTGGCGACCTCGTGCGCCCGGGTGTGCCTGTGCAGTTCCTGGATTAG
- a CDS encoding extensin family protein, with protein MAGRQNRRGFAGFALSLSLSLSMLGFGALARDRQTEGHGLLQSGPVLAPLPPKRPTGLRPHVEPAQDSSSGQGGGGPSTCIRVFEENGGVVLPSAGGTSTGECAIEDPVTFQRVTIPDGSKIELDSAITVRCPFALEVIAWVRDDLTALMKRENSQLAKLAGVGGHACRARNGDAGAPISEHASGNALDVGGLLMQDGRALAFVGNESESRSIREAVQKSACQRFTTVLGPGADSSHKDHLHLDMRERPRGFRICQWTVE; from the coding sequence ATGGCAGGTCGCCAGAACCGGCGCGGTTTCGCCGGATTCGCCCTTTCCTTAAGTCTTTCCCTTTCGATGCTGGGCTTCGGGGCGCTAGCACGCGACCGTCAGACCGAAGGGCACGGCCTCTTGCAATCGGGCCCTGTGCTCGCACCGCTCCCTCCGAAACGGCCGACCGGTTTGAGGCCGCACGTTGAGCCCGCTCAGGACAGTTCAAGCGGACAGGGCGGGGGCGGTCCGTCGACCTGCATCCGTGTCTTCGAGGAGAACGGAGGCGTTGTGCTGCCCTCGGCCGGTGGCACAAGCACCGGTGAATGTGCGATCGAGGACCCGGTAACATTTCAGCGGGTGACCATCCCTGACGGTTCCAAAATCGAACTGGACAGTGCGATCACTGTGCGGTGCCCGTTCGCATTGGAGGTTATCGCCTGGGTCCGCGACGATCTCACTGCGCTGATGAAACGGGAGAACAGCCAGCTCGCGAAACTGGCCGGGGTCGGAGGACATGCCTGCCGGGCCCGAAATGGTGATGCAGGCGCACCCATCAGCGAGCATGCAAGCGGCAACGCTCTCGATGTGGGTGGACTGTTGATGCAAGATGGCCGAGCGTTGGCATTCGTTGGTAACGAATCCGAGTCCCGCTCGATCCGTGAAGCTGTCCAGAAGAGCGCCTGCCAACGGTTCACGACTGTCCTGGGCCCGGGGGCTGACAGCTCCCACAAAGATCACCTCCATCTCGACATGCGCGAGCGCCCTCGTGGGTTTCGCATTTGTCAGTGGACGGTCGAATGA